CGTGACCTTGCCCTGTGGAGTGCCTGGTTCGTGGAATGCGCTCTGACGGCCGCCCTGAATCGAGCTGCCATGGTCACCCTCGCGGCGACGTCCGCCGTCCTCCTGTTCGTGCGAGCATCCAGCCGCTGGGTGGCACTCGTCTTCGTCGGCGTCACGTTGCTGGCGCTCACCGTCCTCGTCGACCCGCAGGTCGATGTCGGCGGGACCCGGGCCATCTCGGTCGGCCAGCTCGTCGACAACCTGACGAGTGTCTTCAGCAACCAGTCGAGCGCCGCGAACCAGGCCACGAAGGAGTGGCGCGTCCAGTGGTGGGACAAGATCGTGAGCTACACGGTCAACGGACCGTACTTCTGGACCGGGAAAGGGTTCGGGATCAATCTGGCTAACGCGGACGGCTTCCAGGTGACGGCCGACGGGTCCCTCAGAGCTCCGCATAGCACGCACCTGGAGATCCTCGCCCGGGCCGGCGTGCCGGGCCTGGCGCTGTGGCTCGCGTTCCAGATCGCGTTCGGGATCAGCCTCCTGCGGGCGGCCTTCAGGGCCATCCGGGCCGCGCCACTATGGGTGCCCATCCTCGGCTGGATCTTCGTGTACTGGGCGGCCGCCCTCATCGATGGCTCGTTCGACGTGTATCTCGGCAGCCCGCAGGGTGGCATCTGGTTCTGGAGCGTGATCGGCCTCGGCCTGGCCGCCGTCCGCCTATCGCGCGCGCCGGAGCGCCCGGAGGCAGCGTCGCCCATCCGACTCGGACGCGCCGCCCGGCGGTCGACCCACCCGGCCTCCTGATGCGGATCCTCATCGCCCACAGCTTCTATCGACTGGCAGGCGGTGAGGATGGCTAT
This genomic stretch from Chloroflexota bacterium harbors:
- a CDS encoding O-antigen ligase family protein → MDRRSGREDLTTIPSRSIAIAASHRLALATNAARLTRLAALAIAAASGVLVAVWPTSAAVIAALVVGLGLVAMGRRVVGLFHGGLIAILVGYAFLGKGFAYLGVPPLYVGEMVLALGLVSILVSFGRARFGVLHGLLALFMIWGAIRTIPYIGLYGIDALRDAVTWAYGLFAIAVSVTVRQEHFHRLRAGYQRMIPVFLVWVPLAAGLTLLLGDALPKAPGSNVALVVFKAGDTAVHLTAIGAFILLGLYERAGSAAGIRDLALWSAWFVECALTAALNRAAMVTLAATSAVLLFVRASSRWVALVFVGVTLLALTVLVDPQVDVGGTRAISVGQLVDNLTSVFSNQSSAANQATKEWRVQWWDKIVSYTVNGPYFWTGKGFGINLANADGFQVTADGSLRAPHSTHLEILARAGVPGLALWLAFQIAFGISLLRAAFRAIRAAPLWVPILGWIFVYWAAALIDGSFDVYLGSPQGGIWFWSVIGLGLAAVRLSRAPERPEAASPIRLGRAARRSTHPAS